In Pararge aegeria chromosome 17, ilParAegt1.1, whole genome shotgun sequence, one genomic interval encodes:
- the LOC120631214 gene encoding uncharacterized protein LOC120631214: MRTAAAPSPHAQGAPSSPAGHVSAAVRCVPRPVPARPNEAASQLAENCFEKARAVVLTASSLRSQFTLKVSILPLPVWPYIEGDFVERDLTCLHLQVDSQTLQQPLWVTAYNRPPAYKHSRNFKKMTASRMSCDTTKRDRNDDFDTELLISLVRSRPTIWDKSLHCHTDHRLRSDAWLEVCRALCPEFERMSGKEKNLYAGNVVKKWMNLRDAWRKSQMESKVRKVLKPYIYHDHLRFLEKNWYNYKPIVVLKRRRKLIKEEEPISFIDSDDTNHQIPDNNEGHCSCQAKKAKNEERQDSENIMQYTDRARMEESPHVSFIRGLMPMLGKLSDDEVLEFQAGVVKLLLDIRKSKTPVISEVHYGYYPPNIDAEENVDNTQ; this comes from the exons ATGCGTACCGCCGCCGCACCGAGCCCGCATGCGCAAGGCGCGCCCAGTTCTCCCGCGGGCCACGTGAGCGCGGCCGTCCGCTGCGTACCGCGTCCGGTTCCCGCACGGCCGAACGAGGCTGCCAGCCAGCTTGCCGAAAACTGTTTCGAGAAAGCGCGCGCCGTTGTGCTCACTGCGTCTTCACTCCGATCTCAATTCACTCTAAAGGTCTCCATACTTCCGTTGCCGGTATGGCCGTATATTGAAGGTGATTTCGTAGAACGTGATCTGACGTGTCTCCACCTACAAGTAGACTCGC AAACGCTGCAGCAACCGTTGTGGGTAACAGCTTACAATAGGCCTCCCGCCTACAAACATTCTCGAAACTTCAAGAAGATGACGGCATCAAG GATGAGCTGCGATACAACGAAGAGGGACAGAAACGACGATTTCGACACGGAGCTGCTCATCAGCCTGGTGAGGTCACGGCCGACCATATGGGACAAGAGTCTACACTGCCACACGGACCACAGACTAAGGTCCGATGCTTGGTTAGAGGTCTGCCGAGCGCTGTGTCCCGAATTCGAACGCATGAGTGGCAAGGAAAAAAACTTGTACG CCGGAAATGTAGTAAAGAAATGGATGAACCTCCGAGACGCTTGGAGGAAAAGTCAAATGGAATCGAAAGTGAGGAAGGTACTCAAGCCGTACATATACCATGATCATTTACGGTTTCTAGAAAAAAACTGGTATAACTATAAACCAATTGTTGTACTTAAAAGAAGAAGGAAACTGATTAAAGAAGAGGAACCAATTTCATTTATTGATAGTGATGATACCAACCACCAGATTCCAGATAACAACGAAGGCCACTGTTCATGTCAAGCTAAGAAGGCGAAAAATGAAGAACGACAAGATTCAGAGAACATCATGCAGTATACAGACAGGGCTCGAATGGAAGAAAGTCCTCATGTATCCTTCATACGTGGTCTTATGCCGATGCTGGGTAAGCTCAGTGATGACGAGGTGCTGGAGTTCCAGGCGGGCGTGGTCAAACTGTTGCTGGATATAAGAAAGTCAAAAACTCCAGTTATTAGCGAAGTGCATTACGGGTATTACCCTCCAAACATAGATGCAGAAGAAAATGTGGACAATACTCAGTAA